From Anopheles arabiensis isolate DONGOLA chromosome 3, AaraD3, whole genome shotgun sequence, a single genomic window includes:
- the LOC120900422 gene encoding probable cytochrome P450 9f2 isoform X2 encodes MEINLVYVIGIVSLLVALYVYLTRNNNFFKSFPIPCMQVEPLFGSHRKLLLKQISLHDFVRSIYERFPNAKIFGLFEMITPMFVVRDPELIKQITVKDFDHFVNHRAILPGDGSSSRNSSIMFTKVLFNLNGQRWRNVRNTLSPAFTGSKMRQMFTMIVECSENMIKELETFTGQEFEVKNLFIRFTNDVIASCAFGVRINSFRDKENVFYRYGKDITNFGRLKVFLKMMGYQLIPKLMAWLEIDIFDREHVQFFIDLFRQSVQDREQHGIVRPDMIHLLMQANKGKLRYQPTDHEEVEGFATAKESNDEKVVPEDMVKLSENEMVAQCLIFFLAGFDIIASVMTFLLYEVALDPEIQQRLYEEIQQVSESLDGKSITYDALQRMRYLDMVVSETLRKWPSQPATDRLCNQDYKVTDVTPNVDIIIPKGCIVSIPIAGLHYDPAIYPDPTRFDPERFNDENKHKIPLGAYLPFGLGPRNCIASRFALMEVKAIVYQLLRNYEFKRSERTPVPLKLAKGFASTSAEKGIYLQLSPRQVE; translated from the exons ATGGAGATAAACTTAGTGTACGTGATTGGAATCGTATCGCTACTGGTGGCGCTATACGTGTACCTGACGCGCAATAACAACTTCTTCAAGAGTTTCCCTATACCATGCATGCAGGTGGAACCTCTGTTTGGTAGCCATCGTAAATTATTACTTAAGCAAATTTCGTTGCATGACTTTGTTCGCTCAATATACGAACGGTTCCCGAATGCTAA AATTTTCGGTTTGTTCGAGATGATAACGCCTATGTTTGTCGTACGCGATCCGGAGCTGATCAAGCAGATCACGGTGAAGGATTTCGATCACTTTGTCAACCACCGTGCGATACTACCGGGAGATGGATCAAGTTCTCGCAATTCGTCTATAATGTTCACGAAGGTACTATTTAACCTCAACGGTCAGCGATGGCGTAACGTAAGAAACACACTTAGTCCTGCATTCACGGGCAGCAAGATGCGTCAGATGTTCACCATGATCGTGGAGTGCAGCGAGAACATGATAAAAGAACTTGAAACCTTCACCGGACAGGAATTTGAAGTGAAGAATCTCTTCATACGTTTCACGAACGATGTGATAGCGTCGTGTGCTTTTGGTGTGCGCATCAACTCGTTTCGAGACAAGGAAAACGTGTTCTACCGTTACGGCAAGGACATCACGAATTTTGGCAGGCTAAAAGTATTTCTCAAAATGATGGGATACCAGCTGATCCCGAAACTGATGGCATGGCTAGAGATTGATATTTTCGATCGCGAACACGTACAATTTTTCATAGACCTGTTCAGACAGTCGGTACAGGATCGTGAGCAACATGGCATTGTTCGTCCGGACATGATCCATCTGCTGATGCAAGCTAATAAGGGTAAGCTGCGATATCAACCAACAGATCACGAGGAAGTGGAAGGCTTTGCAACGGCAAAGGAATCCAATGATGAGAAGGTTGTCCCAGAAGATATGGTAAAGCTCAGCGAGAATGAAATGGTAGCACAGTGTCTGATATTCTTCCTAGCTGGCTTTGATATAATCGCATCTGTCATGACCTTTCTTCTGTATGAGGTAGCTCTAGATCCCGAAATCCAGCAGCGTTTGTACGAGGAGATTCAACAAGTGTCAGAATCGCTAGATGGAAAATCAATCACATATGATGCTTTGCAAAGAATGCGTTATCTGGACATGGTTGTATCCGAAACGCTGCGAAAGTGGCCATCACAACCTGCTACTGATCGACTGTGTAATCAAGATTACAAGGTGACTGATGTGACTCCGAATGTTGACATTATTATACCAAAGGGGTGCATCGTGTCCATCCCCATTGCCGGTTTGCATTATGATCCTGCCATTTACCCCGATCCAACCCGCTTCGATCCAGAACGCTTCAACGATGAGAATAAGCATAAGATTCCGCTGGGAGCATATCTGCCTTTTGGGTTGGGGCCACGTAATTGTATTGCTTCCCGATTTGCTCTCATGGAGGTGAAGGCCATTGTGTATCAATTGCTACGGAATTATGAGTTTAAGCGCTCCGAACGTACACCGGTACCTTTGAAGCTCGCGAAAGGTTTCGCCTCTACTAGCGCAGAAAAGGGCATATATCTCCAGCTGAGTCCACGGCAGGTAGAATAA
- the LOC120900422 gene encoding probable cytochrome P450 9f2 isoform X3 encodes MEINLVYVIGLVSVLVALYVYLTHNNDFFKKYPIPCLPVEPLFGSSRQFLLKQISFSEFVRSNYERFPNAKMYGMFEMFTPMFVVRDPELIKQITVKDFDHFINHRPIMKADNSSNSTAMFSKILFNLTGQRWRNVRTTLSPTFTGSKMRQMFAMILECSDNMVQALAHPIGREYEVKDLLIRFTNDVIASCAFGVHVNSFRDKDNVFFRYGKDLSNFSRLKVALKIMGYQVFPKLMARLQMDIFDSTHVQFFTEMFRQSVREREEHGIVRPDLIHLLIQARKGQLRYQPQELEETDGFATAKESNEQKILPEDMVKLSENEMIAQCLLFFLAGFDTIATSMTFVLYEVTLAPEIQQRLYEEIQQVNETLDGKALTYDALQGMRYLDMVVSETLRKWSPSPGTDRMCNQDYTIPGDPDIVIPKGATVFIPIAGLHYDPRFYPDPDRFDPERFNDENKHKIPLGAYLPFGIGPRNCIASRFALMEVKAIIYHILLNYELKRSERTSVPVKLAKGFSPLKPENGMYLKFNPRMKN; translated from the exons ATGGAGATAAACTTAGTGTACGTGATTGGACTCGTATCGGTGCTGGTGGCACTATACGTTTACCTCACACACAACAACGATTTCTTCAAGAAATACCCCATACCCTGCCTACCAGTGGAACCACTTTTCGGTAGCAGTCGCCAGTTTTTGCTGAAACAAATTTCATTCAGCGAATTTGTTCGCTCAAACTACGAACGATTCCCGAATGCAAA aATGTACGGTATGTTCGAGATGTTTACGCCGATGTTTGTCGTACGCGATCCGGAGCTGATCAAGCAGATCACGGTGAAGGATTTCGATCACTTTATCAACCATCGACCAATAATGAAGGCAGATAACTCTTCCAACTCTACTGCCATGTTTTCGAAAATACTTTTTAATCTTACTGGTCAACGGTGGCGTAATGTGAGGACCACACTTAGTCCCACGTTTACCGGCAGCAAGATGCGCCAGATGTTCGCCATGATCTTGGAGTGCAGCGACAATATGGTACAGGCCCTTGCACACCCAATCGGGCGTGAATATGAAGTGAAGGATCTGTTAATCCGCTTCACAAACGATGTGATAGCGTCTTGCGCGTTTGGTGTGCACGTCAACTCATTCCGAGACAAAGATAATGTATTCTTTCGCTATGGCAAAGATTTGTCCAACTTCAGTCGACTTAAGGTGGCGCTCAAGATCATGGGATATCAAGTGTTTCCCAAGCTAATGGCACGACTGCAGATGGACATATTCGATAGCACACACGTACAGTTCTTCACCGAAATGTTTAGGCAGTCTGTTCGTGAGCGAGAAGAGCATGGTATTGTGCGACCCGATTTGATCCATCTGCTCATACAAGCTCGCAAGGGTCAGCTACGATATCAACCGCAAGAATTGGAGGAAACCGATGGCTTTGCAACAGCAAAGGAGTCCAATGAGCAGAAGATTCTTCCGGAAGATATGGTGAAGCTCAGCGAGAATGAAATGATAGCACAGTGTCTGCTGTTCTTTCTTGCTGGCTTCGACACAATCGCAACATCGATGACATTTGTACTGTACGAAGTGACGCTAGCACCGGAAATCCAGCAGCGTCTGTACGAGGAAATCCAACAAGTTAACGAGACACTGGATGGCAAAGCGCTCACCTACGATGCTCTGCAAGGTATGCGGTATCTCGATATGGTTGTATCGGAAACGCTACGCAAGTGGTCACCATCACCAGGTACCGATCGAATGTGCAACCAAGACTATACTATTCCCGGTGATCCAGACATCGTTATTCCCAAGGGTGCTACCGTGTTTATCCCGATTGCTGGTTTGCATTATGATCCTCGCTTTTATCCCGATCCAGATCGTTTCGATCCAGAACGTTTCAATGATGAGAATAAGCACAAAATTCCGCTCGGAGCATATCTCCCGTTTGGGATAGGACCTCGCAACTGCATAGCGTCCCGCTTTGCTCTGATGGAGGTGAAGGCCATCATTTATCATATACTGTTAAACTATGAGCTTAAACGCTCCGAGCGTACCTCAGTTCCAGTTAAGCTAGCAAAAGGATTCTCCCCACTGAAACCGGAAAATGGCATGTACCTGAAGTTTAATCCAAGGATGAAgaattaa
- the LOC120900421 gene encoding probable cytochrome P450 9f2: MEISLMVLVPLVAILGFIYHYITKGNKYFHDKPIPSLAAEPLFGSTRRLMMKKTSFHDFVISIYNKYPLVKVFGMIDTMLPMFVVRDPELLKRIAVKDFEYFMNHRPVFGNNDDPHNEALFGKTLIAITDQKWRDMRATLSPAFTGSKMRQMFELIVECSSNMAQHYKEQIRSNGAGSREHEMKDVFTRYANDVIATCAFGIKVDSLKHAENDFFVNGKKMMAFNRPIVMLRMMGFRLLPKLMNFFNLDLFDREQRVFFTEIIKDTVRTRDANGIVRPDMVHLLMQARKGALKHQRETEEREEVKGFATVEESEVGQTQASKGMQMTELEMIAQCLIFFLAGFDTVSTCLTFLAYELTVNRDVQDKLYEEILQTDKALGGGPLTYDAIQGMQYMDMVVSEGLRMWAPAPATDRLCVRDYVVDDGDRLKFTIDKGTVVFIPIAGLHHDPQYYPNPSKFDPERFSVENRDKINPNTYLPFGIGPRNCIGSRFALMEVKAIIYYMLREFSFERTPNTQVPLRLAKGFAGMRSEKGVFVEFRPRKQAAQ, translated from the exons ATGGAGATCAGTTtgatggtgctggtgccgCTGGTGGCCATCCTCGGCTTCATCTATCATTACATTACGAAGGGAAATAAGTATTTCCATGATAAACCGATACCCTCGTTGGCGGCGGAGCCACTGTTTGGCAGTACGCGGCGgctgatgatgaagaagaCTTCGTTCCATGATTTTGTTATCAGCATCTACAACAAGTACCCGCTGGTGAA AGTGTTCGGTATGATCGATACGATGCTGCCGATGTTTGTGGTGCGCGATCCGGAGCTGCTCAAGCGGATCGCAGTGAAAGACTTTGAGTACTTCATGAACCATCGGCCAGTGTTTGGCAATAACGACGATCCCCATAATGAGGCCCTGTTCGGCAAGACGCTGATTGCAATCACCGACCAAAAGTGGCGCGATATGCGAGCGACGCTCAGTCCCGCCTTCACCGGCAGCAAGATGCGCCAAATGTTCGAGCTGATCGTGgagtgcagcagcaacatggcCCAGCATTACAAGGAACAGATCCGCAGCAATGGCGCTGGCTCGCGGGAGCACGAGATGAAGGATGTGTTTACGCGGTACGCCAACGACGTTATAGCCACGTGCGCATTCGGCATCAAGGTAGATTCGCTGAAGCACGCGGAAAACGACTTCTTCGTCAATGGCAAGAAGATGATGGCATTCAACCGACCAATCGTTATGCTGCGGATGATGGGCTTCCGTTTACTGCCCAAGCTGATGAACTTCTTCAATCTGGATCTGTTTGATCGGGAACAGAGAGTCTTCTTCACTGAGATCATCAAGGATACGGTGCGAACGCGTGATGCCAATGGTATTGTTCGACCCGATATGGTTCATCTGCTGATGCAGGCTCGCAAGGGTGCGCTCAAGCATCAGCGTGAAACGGAGGAGCGTGAAGAGGTGAAGGGTTTCGCCACTGTCGAGGAGTCCGAGGTGGGCCAGACACAGGCAAGCAAGGGCATGCAGATGACCGAGCTGGAAATGATAGCCCAGTGCTTGATCTTCTTCCTGGCCGGGTTCGATACCGTCTCCACGTGTCTTACGTTCCTCGCATACGAGCTCACCGTCAATCGGGACGTGCAGGACAAGCTGTACGAGGAGATCCTTCAAACGGATAAGGCACTTGGCGGTGGTCCATTGACTTATGATGCGATACAAGGCATGCAGTACATGGACATGGTCGTGTCGGAGGGGCTGCGTATGTGGGCTCCGGCTCCTGCCACCGATCGGTTGTGTGTGCGAGACTACGTGGTAGATGATGGCGATCGACTGAAGTTTACCATCGACAAGGGTACGGTAGTGTTTATCCCGATCGCAGGCTTACACCACGATCCACAGTACTATCCGAACCCGAGCAAGTTCGATCCGGAGCGATTCAGTGTGGAAAATCGGGACAAGATTAATCCGAACACGTACCTGCCGTTTGGCATTGGACCGCGCAACTGTATCGGATCTCGGTTCGCCCTGATGGAGGTGAAGGCCATCATCTACTACATGTTGCGCGAGTTTTCGTTCGAACGCACACCGAACACGCAAGTGCCGCTCCGGCTAGCAAAGGGATTTGCTGGCATGCGCAGCGAAAAGGGTGTGTTTGTCGAGTTCCGGCCACGCAAGCAAGCTGCTCAGTGA
- the LOC120900424 gene encoding cytochrome P450 9e2-like has product MEIDLMVLVPLVAILGLVYHYITKGNKYFHEKPIPSLATEPLFGSTRRLLLKKTSFTDFVISIYNKYPLVKVFGMMDTMLPMFVVRDPELIKRITVKDFDYFMNHRPVFGNNDNPHSTALFGKTLVSLNDQKWRDMRATLSPAFTGSKMRQMFELIVECSSNMAQYYKDQIRSNGDGSREHEMKDVFTRYANDVIATCAFGIKVDSLKNADNDFYVNGTKMMAFNRPIVMFRMLGFRLLPKLMSRFSLDLICLDANGIVRPDMVHLLMQARKGALKHQRETEEREEVKGFATVEESEVGQTQASKGMQMTELEMIAQCLIFFLAGFDTVSTCLTFLAYELTVNRDVQDKLYEEILQTNKALSGGPLTYDAIQGMQYMDMVVSEGLRMWAPAPATDRLCVRDYVVDDGDRLKFTIDKGTVVFIPIAGLHHDPQYYPNPSKFDPERFSVENRDKINPNTYLPFGIGPRNCIGSRFALMEVKAIIYYMLREFSFERTPNTQVPLRLAKGFAGMRSEKGVFVEFRPRKQAAN; this is encoded by the exons ATGGAGATCGATTTAATGGTGCTGGTGCCGCTGGTAGCCATCCTCGGCCTCGTCTACCACTACATTACGAAGGGAAATAAGTATTTCCATGAAAAACCGATACCATCCTTAGCTACCGAGCCACTGTTTGGCAGTACGCGTCGATTACTGTTGAAGAAGACTTCTTTCACCGATTTTGTTATCAGCATCTACAACAAGTACCCGCTGGTGAA AGTCTTCGGCATGATGGACACAATGCTGCCGATGTTTGTGGTGCGCGATCCGGAGCTAATCAAGCGAATCACTGTGAAAGACTTTGACTACTTCATGAACCATCGGCCAGTGTTTGGCAATAACGACAATCCACACAGTACGGCACTGTTCGGCAAGACGCTGGTGTCGCTTAACGATCAAAAGTGGCGCGATATGCGAGCGACGCTCAGTCCCGCCTTTACAGGAAGTAAGATGCGTCAAATGTTTGAGTTGATCGTGGAGTGTAGCAGCAACATGGCGCAGTATTATAAGGACCAGATCCGCAGCAATGGCGATGGCTCGCGGGAGCACGAGATGAAAGATGTGTTTACGCGGTACGCCAACGACGTTATAGCCACGTGCGCATTCGGCATCAAGGTTGATTCGCTGAAGAACGCGGacaatgatttctatgttaacGGTACGAAGATGATGGCGTTCAATCGACCGATTGTGATGTTCCGAATGCTTGGCTTCCGATTACTGCCCAAGCTGATGAGCAGATTCAGTCTGGATTTGATTTGTCTGGATGCCAATGGTATTGTTCGACCCGATATGGTTCATCTGCTGATGCAGGCTCGCAAGGGTGCGCTCAAGCATCAGCGTGAAACGGAGGAGCGTGAAGAGGTGAAGGGTTTCGCCACTGTCGAGGAGTCCGAGGTGGGCCAGACACAGGCAAGCAAGGGTATGCAAATGACCGAGCTGGAAATGATAGCACAGTGCTTGATCTTCTTCCTGGCCGGGTTCGATACTGTCTCCACGTGTCTTACGTTCCTCGCCTACGAGCTCACCGTCAACCGGGATGTCCAGGACAAGCTATACGAGGAGATCCTTCAAACGAATAAGGCACTCAGCGGTGGTCCATTGACTTATGACGCGATACAAGGCATGCAGTACATGGACATGGTCGTGTCGGAGGGACTGCGTATGTGGGCTCCGGCTCCTGCCACCGATCGGTTGTGTGTGCGAGACTACGTGGTAGATGATGGCGATCGACTGAAGTTTACCATCGACAAGGGTACGGTAGTGTTTATCCCGATCGCAGGCTTACACCACGATCCACAGTACTATCCGAACCCGAGCAAGTTCGATCCGGAACGATTCAGTGTGGAAAATCGGGACAAGATTAATCCGAACACGTACCTGCCGTTTGGCATTGGACCGCGCAACTGTATCGGATCTCGGTTCGCCCTGATGGAGGTGAAGGCCATCATCTACTACATGTTGCGCGAGTTTTCGTTCGAACGCACACCGAACACGCAAGTGCCGCTCCGGCTAGCAAAGGGATTTGCTGGCATGCGCAGCGAAAAGGGTGTGTTTGTCGAGTTCCGGCCACGCAAGCAAGCTGCTAACTGA
- the LOC120900419 gene encoding helicase POLQ-like encodes MSRSAPKLGNRSFRVPAGPPPKARRGLQPLEHHHPSQAASNFRAPVAVRTSKRKDDATSSSSVQLMDMDNTLFNAVDLDSIEQQIKPPPAAKEAPGSPSLLASRVTQSQMKKEHGKRSHSFGVIEEKLVASTPKRRKSTAAGRPILVLQMSMDGPDQEEGERDANGSAASRSPTKDSGCSERRTNTGFEDDEDEDYLLDVVIPCGQQETSTDQFIRDKMRRLSNVHTASQVALGQMLEDDAFEVFTNHAICSQYMRLDQSVVDEASEKIDPILGSQIGRNGVGRPSSPNTPARDVTDSQQHRLQVSEVQRIFENCERTLLDLTNIAPDGGGSQPRISSSLAAINWDEEIHHTTALLPMAVGMGPPPGNGAPRVSSLFLEKGPFFGLPNTVRRILRDFRGIDDLYDWQRECLALPAIQERRNLIYALPTSGGKTLVAEILMLREVICRLRNVIFIVPYVSLAQEKMIALSPFALELQFLLEEYSGGKGQCPPRKRRKKNTIFVCTIEKALLLLDSLVEVGRANEIGLIVIDELHMIGEQRRGACLEMMITKVQVLRAGIQIVGMSATIGNLTEVARFMLADVYSRDFRPVELKEFVKCGDDLYAVRSKGQADGGSAENVFGEKRALEFADCSEELRRLDTDHVVRLILEVIPESSCLVFCPTKSKCESLCALLANHLPARLAEHRAEEKEQIIRSLKEDGSIAPVLPQAFRVGVAYHHAGLTQDERRTIEDAYRAGILSLIVCTSTLAAGVNLPAKRVIIRSPYIGNSFLSLSRYKQMVGRAGRAGFGETGESILICAQRDIPQVCEMLCAPMDIAESALIADDRAYFKSLILSAIGLDLCESRDALQALVRCTLLAQQAERRSIDLEAVTDETIVQLYQGNAIKARHDSCLRNPPNMLVEIGTGVEEDRSPTKTGSCAPYDGAAGPTFVRVHKAAAHPGKVIKTIQRTSPLEVNRLGKAAIRAGFNMEKAVRFYDEMKVLGERLCVLDEYDLLHLILLEDGREVQLKPDDFIVLVNQLTNEQLTIAERYGINNGLIAKILTRRVASGDMVSKMMRFVRVLIVHELWKQTPLAEVASRYHVNAGSLQTLMTSTAGTAFSLLRMCEEIPELWAFKHLLTGMTERLTHYCKLELLPLLTLPSVKLGRARQLFRAGYTTLASIARATSRELVETIEHLNYRAASQLILSAKAKLLEEVDALREQAEEYLSQLNR; translated from the exons ATGTCGCGAAGCGCACCCAAGCTGGGCAACCGGAGCTTCCGTGTTCCGGCCGGTCCACCACCGAAAGCGCGCCGGGGGTTGCAACCATTGGAGCACCATCATCCGAGTCAAGCGGCGAGCAACTTCCGGGCGCCggttgcggtgaggacgagcAAGCGGAAAGACGatgccaccagcagcagtagcgtcCAGCTGATGGACATGGACAACACGCTGTTCAATGCCGTGGATTTGGATAGTATCGAGCAGCAGATTAAACCGCCGCCAGCTGCCAAAGAAGCACCCGGCTCACCGTCGCTCCTTGCGTCGCGCGTTACTCAGAGCCAAATGAAGAAAGAACACGGCAAACGATCACATTCGTTTGGAG TGATCGAGGAGAAACTGGTCGCCAGTACGCCGAAGCGCCGAAAATCGACGGCTGCCGGACGGCCCATTCTCGTACTGCAGATGAGCATGGACGGGCCGGATCAGGAGGAGGGCGAGCGGGATGCAAACGGGTCCGCTGCCAGTCGGTCCCCGACGAAGGACAGTGGTTGCTCCGAGCGAAGAACCAACACCGGGTTCGAGGACGATGAAGACGAGGACTATCTGCTCGATGTGGTGATACCGTGCGGTCAGCAGGAAACGAGCACCGATCAGTTCATCCGGGACAAGATGCGTCGGCTCAGTAACGTGCACACGGCCTCACAAGTAGCACTGGGGCAAATGCTGGAGGACGACGCATTCGAGGTGTTTACAAACCATGCCATCTGTTCCCAGTACATGCGGCTGGATCAGTCCGTCGTGGACGAGGCCTCGGAAAAGATCGATCCAATACTGGGTTCGCAGATCGGGCGGAATGGTGTGGGTCGCCCGTCATCACCGAACACACCAGCGCGGGACGTAACGGACAGCCAGCAGCACCGGTTGCAGGTGAGCGAAGTGCAGCGGATTTTCGAAAACTGCGAACGAACGCTGCTCGATCTGACGAACATTGCACCGGACGGAGGTGGCTCGCAGCCGCGGATATCGTCCAGCCTGGCAGCGATTAACTGGGACGAGGAGATCCACCACACGACCGCTCTTCTGCCGATGGCGGTTGGAATGGGACCACCGCCTGGCAACGGTGCGCCCCGGGTTTCCTCGCTCTTCCTGGAGAAGGGTCCATTTTTTGGGTTACCAAACACCGTCCGACGCATCTTGCGGGACTTTCGCGGGATCGACGATCTGTACGACTGGCAGCGCGAGTGTTTGGCGCTGCCCGCCATACAGGAGCGGCGGAATCTCATCTACGCGCTGCCCACGAGCGGTGGAAAGACGCTGGTCGCCGAGATACTGATGCTGCGCGAGGTTATCTGCCGGCTGCGTAATGTTATCTTCATCGTGCCGTACGTCTCGCTGGCGCAGGAGAAAATGATCGCGCTCAGCCCGTTCGCGCTGGAGCTACAGTTCCTGCTGGAGGAGTACAGCGGGGGCAAGGGGCAGTGTCCACCGAGGAAGCGTCGCAAAAAGAACACCATTTTTGTGTGCACGATCGAgaaggcgctgctgctgctggactcGTTGGTGGAGGTTGGGCGGGCGAACGAGATCGGGCTGATCGTGATCGACGAGCTGCACATGATTGGGGAGCAGCGGCGCGGTGCCTGTCTAGAGATGATGATCACCAAGGTGCAGGTGCTGCGGGCTGGCATACAGATCGTGGGCATGAGCGCTACGATCGGCAATCTGACGGAGGTGGCCCGCTTCATGCTGGCCGACGTGTACAGCCGCGATTTTCGGCCCGTCGAGCTGAAAGAGTTCGTCAAGTGTGGGGACGATCTGTACGCGGTGCGCAGCAAGGGGCAGGCCGATGGTGGTTCGGCGGAGAACGTGTTCGGCGAGAAGCGTGCCCTCGAGTTCGCGGACTGCTCCGAGGAGTTGCGCCGACTCGATACCGACCATGTGGTGCGGCTGATCCTGGAAGTGATCCCGGAAAGCTCCTGTCTGGTGTTTTGTCCCACGAAAAGCAAGTGTGAAAGTTTGTGCGCGTTGCTGGCGAACCATCTTCCGGCCCGGCTGGCGGAACATCGGGCAGAGGAGAAGGAACAGATCATACGATCGCTCAAGGAGGACGGTTCGATCGCGCCGGTGCTGCCGCAAGCGTTCCGTGTCGGTGTCGCCTATCATCATGCCGGCTTAACGCAGGACGAGCGGCGCACGATCGAGGATGCCTACCGTGCTGGAATCCTGTCGCTGATCGTTTGCACCTCTACACTGGCAGCGGGAGTTAATCTGCCAGCGAAGCGAGTCATCATACGCTCCCCTTACATAGGCAACAGCTTCCTGTCGCTCAGCCGCTACAAGCAGATGGTGGGACGGGCGGGACGAGCCGGATTCGGAGAAACCGGTGAGTCGATCCTGATCTGCGCCCAGCGCGACATCCCGCAAGTGTGCGAGATGCTGTGCGCTCCGATGGACATTGCCGAATCTGCGCTGATTGCGGACGATCGGGCGTACTTTAAGTCGCTCATACTGAGTGCCATTGGGCTGGATCTGTGTGAGAGTCGGGATGCGTTGCAGGCGCTGGTGCGCTGCACTTTGCTGGCCCAGCAGGCCGAACGCCGTTCGATCGATCTGGAAGCAGTTACGGATGAAACGATCGTACAGCTGTACCAGGGCAACGCGATCAAGGCGCGGCATGATAGCTGTTTGCGCAATCCACCCAACATGCTGGTGGAAATTGGCACGGGCGTGGAGGAGGACAGAAGTCCGACCAAGACGGGAAGCTGCGCACCGTACGATGGTGCTGCAGGGCCGACGTTCGTGCGGGTACACAAGGCGGCCGCCCATCCGGGCAAGGTGATCAAGACGATCCAGCGAACAAGCCCGCTGGAGGTGAATCGACTCGGCAAGGCGGCAATAAGGGCGGGTTTCAATATGGAGAAAGCGGTACGGTTCTACGACGAGATGAAGGTGCTCGGCgaacggttgtgtgtgttggacgAGTACGATCTGCTGCATCTAATACTGCTTGAGGACGGTCGGGAGGTGCAGCTGAAGCCGGATGACTTTATCGTGCTG GTTAATCAGCTAACAAACGAGCAGCTGACAATAGCCGAACGGTACGGCATCAACAATGGGCTGATTGCAAAGATTCTCACGCGACGTGTCGCGTCCGGTGACATGGTGTCGAAGATGATGCGCTTCGTTCGCGTGCTGATCGTGCACGAGCTGTGGAAGCAAACGCCCCTCGCAGAAGTGGCCTCCCGGTACCACGTGAATGCCGGATCGCTGCAAACTCTCATGACGAGTACGGCCGGCACAGCGTTCAGTTTGTTGCGCATGTGTGAAGAGATACCGGAACTGTGGGCCTTCAAGCATCTGCTGACGGGCATGACGGAACGGTTGACGCACTACTGCAAGCTGGAATTGCTTCCGCTGCTGACACTGCCCTCGGTGAAGTTG GGTCGCGCTAGACAACTGTTTCGGGCAGGATACACCACGCTGGCATCAATTGCGCGGGCCACATCGAGGGAACTGGTGGAAACAATCGAACATCTCAACTATCGCGCCGCCAGTCAGTTGATACTCAGTGCAAAG GCCAAGTTGTTGGAGGAGGTGGATGCACTCCGCGAACAGGCAGAGGAGTATCTGTCGCAGCTAAACCGTTAA